A genomic stretch from Aminobacter aminovorans includes:
- a CDS encoding LysR substrate-binding domain-containing protein: MFDPILLQTFVAVAGSRSFTGAAVHLRLGQSTVSQHIRRLEVSVGRRLLVRDTHSVMLTPDGEAMLGFARSILDANERARSYLQGARLSGRIRFGASEDFVTTRLADVLHKFTERHPSVELELTVALSSTLFDLLDEGALDLVIAKRRVGLNQQREARSGVAVRTERLVWAARDPSVVEAGKPLPLILFSRPGITRVAAIEALDRKGIPWRIVCTSGSLSGLQAAARAGLGVMVQPRGMVSSGLMVLPTSQQLPQLEEVEFILTSAANEPTGVAAALAKEILDRNARQEFELPFREAV; this comes from the coding sequence CTCCTCCAGACCTTCGTAGCGGTTGCCGGCTCGCGCAGCTTCACCGGCGCGGCGGTGCATCTCAGGCTCGGCCAGTCGACGGTGAGCCAGCACATCAGACGGCTCGAAGTCAGCGTCGGCCGGAGGCTTCTGGTCCGCGACACCCATTCGGTGATGTTGACGCCGGACGGCGAGGCGATGCTGGGCTTCGCCCGCTCGATCCTCGACGCCAACGAACGTGCCCGCAGCTATCTGCAGGGGGCCAGGCTCAGCGGCCGCATCCGCTTCGGCGCTTCGGAGGATTTTGTCACCACCCGCCTGGCCGACGTGCTGCACAAGTTCACCGAGCGCCACCCATCCGTCGAGCTCGAGCTGACGGTGGCACTGTCGAGCACGCTGTTCGACCTGCTTGACGAAGGTGCGCTCGACCTCGTGATCGCCAAACGCCGCGTCGGGCTCAACCAGCAGCGCGAGGCGCGCAGCGGCGTTGCGGTCCGCACCGAGCGGCTGGTATGGGCGGCACGCGACCCATCGGTCGTCGAAGCCGGCAAGCCCTTGCCGTTGATCCTGTTTTCGCGTCCGGGCATCACTCGCGTCGCCGCGATCGAGGCGCTCGACCGCAAGGGCATCCCGTGGCGCATCGTCTGTACCAGCGGCAGCTTGAGCGGGCTGCAGGCAGCCGCCCGTGCCGGCCTGGGTGTCATGGTGCAGCCGCGCGGCATGGTGTCGTCGGGACTGATGGTGCTGCCGACGAGCCAGCAGCTGCCGCAGCTCGAGGAGGTCGAGTTCATCCTGACCAGCGCCGCCAACGAGCCGACGGGCGTTGCGGCGGCACTTGCCAAGGAGATCCTCGACCGTAACGCCCGCCAGGAATTCGAACTGCCGTTTCGCGAGGCGGTCTAG
- a CDS encoding flavin-dependent oxidoreductase has protein sequence MDVMIIGAGIGGLTLALMLHKAGIPFRVYESAQEIRPIGVGISILPHASRELTELGLQPALAEAAVTARESCFFNRFGQLIYKEPVGTFAGYDYPQFQIHRGDLQQILYRALVDRAGLDCVVTGWKCIDVKQSDTAATARFVDGRTGEDRPVQHGAAIVGCDGIHSVVRRKLVPDDGGPIYSGVNMWRGTSWWQPFLGGASYVRAGWLTHGKMVIYPIRNKLDADGRQLINWVAEIETPDYHQQDWNRRGQLDDFIHAFADWRFDFLDVPGLIRGAESILEYPMVDKDPLVRWSFGRITLLGDAAHPMYPRGSNGAGQAILDARALADSLGAGGDVAAVLKAYEDKRLQATATVVRTNRTTPPDVILKEVYERTGDRPFARLDDVITQDELAALSNSYKKVAGYDKATVAERRRA, from the coding sequence ATGGACGTGATGATCATCGGCGCAGGTATCGGCGGGCTGACGCTGGCCCTTATGTTGCACAAGGCGGGCATTCCTTTCCGCGTCTACGAAAGTGCACAGGAGATCCGGCCGATCGGCGTCGGCATCTCGATCCTGCCGCATGCCAGTCGCGAGCTGACCGAGCTCGGCCTTCAGCCAGCACTCGCCGAGGCCGCGGTCACGGCGCGCGAATCCTGCTTTTTCAACCGCTTCGGCCAGCTGATCTACAAGGAGCCGGTCGGCACCTTTGCCGGCTATGATTACCCGCAGTTCCAGATCCATCGCGGCGACCTGCAGCAGATCCTGTATCGCGCACTGGTCGACCGCGCCGGCCTCGATTGCGTGGTCACCGGCTGGAAATGCATCGATGTCAAGCAGTCCGATACGGCAGCTACCGCCCGCTTCGTCGACGGACGCACCGGTGAGGACCGGCCCGTCCAGCATGGCGCGGCCATCGTCGGCTGCGACGGCATCCACTCCGTCGTGCGCCGCAAGCTGGTGCCCGACGATGGCGGCCCGATCTATTCCGGCGTCAATATGTGGCGCGGCACGAGTTGGTGGCAGCCATTTCTCGGCGGCGCGAGCTACGTCCGCGCCGGCTGGCTGACGCATGGCAAGATGGTCATCTACCCGATCCGCAACAAGCTCGACGCCGACGGCCGCCAGCTGATCAACTGGGTCGCCGAGATCGAGACGCCTGACTATCACCAGCAGGACTGGAACCGCCGCGGCCAACTCGACGATTTCATCCATGCCTTCGCCGACTGGCGCTTCGATTTTCTCGATGTGCCCGGCCTGATCCGAGGTGCCGAGTCGATCCTCGAATATCCAATGGTCGACAAGGACCCGCTGGTGCGCTGGAGCTTTGGCCGTATCACGCTGCTCGGCGATGCCGCCCATCCTATGTACCCGCGCGGCTCCAATGGCGCCGGCCAGGCGATCCTCGACGCCCGCGCGCTGGCCGACAGTCTTGGCGCAGGCGGCGATGTCGCGGCTGTGCTCAAGGCCTATGAGGACAAGCGGCTGCAGGCGACCGCGACTGTCGTGCGCACCAACCGCACCACCCCGCCCGACGTCATCCTCAAGGAGGTCTATGAGCGTACCGGCGACCGCCCTTTCGCGCGGCTCGACGACGTCATCACCCAGGACGAACTGGCAGCACTGTCGAACAGCTACAAGAAGGTCGCCGGCTACGACAAGGCAACCGTGGCCGAGCGACGGCGGGCGTGA